From Amaranthus tricolor cultivar Red isolate AtriRed21 chromosome 4, ASM2621246v1, whole genome shotgun sequence:
TAATTGATTGTGAGGATATACCTTCATTCACGGGATCTTGGCTATTAGAAGCCTCACCCTTGTTACCATTCTTTTTCTTGAAAAGTAAATAATCTTTCTTACGATGTCCCGGTCTTCCGCAAAACCGACACCCACCAACCGTAGGTTTCTTGGAAAAATTAGTAGATTTCCCCTTGAAAGAACTCAAGCCCCTTTTCTTATTCTTCACAAGTTTAGATTTGTTAGAATTTTCTCCTACCATGTTAATAGTAGAAACCGAGGATGGATCCTTCCCTTTCTCTTGCTCACGGATCCCAACTTCTATGAGAAGATGAGTGCCAAGTTAGGTAAGATCGATTCCTCCTTTTTGTGCTTTAGGGTGCTCCTAACATCTTTCCATGATGGTGGtaatttatcaataatactAGAGACAACAGGAGTTCATCCATTATGTCATGCCTTTTAAGATTATCATACAACCTTTGTATCTCATGAAATTGTTCCATGATAGGGCGATTATCatcaaacttaaaattattgaaattactTACAAGAAATTATTTGCTTGATGCATCTTCGACCATATATTTAGTTTCAAGTAAGGACCACATTTCTTGAGCGGATTTAGCGTTTTGGTAAACATCGAAGAGAGTATCACTCAAACCGTTAAGGATGTGCCCCCTACAGATAAAGTCGTCATTATCCCATTTACATCTAGTACGAATATCCTCCGGAGTCTCATCTTCCTTTTCACTAGGCCTTGGTGTACTAATCACATAAATaacttttaaagtagttaagagaaaaAGCATTTTCTTTTGCCATCTCCTAAACTCATTGCCTACAAACTTGTCAAGTTTTACAAAGTTGGTAGTCAAATCCTTGAGACTTTCCATATCGTAATTCAAAGAAAATGATGTTTTGGATTGttgaaaatgtgttactttgtttatcaaataaacaataaaataaagttacaagtTTGTAGAAGGAAACAAATTACATATGACAATCAAGAACCATGCTTATGTACACCACCGAGAACTCTGTGAAGCGGATCTTGAATCCCGAACAAAGaaaacaagaagattttgtttgaacttgatattaattctaggcgagatgctctttcctaaaacatcatttcctctctactacggtgcttgggaataaaccataaatatgttctgagatacaaagaattacactaaattcctagcacacGGAATTTAAAATGATGTAAGGATaacttaaatggaagaagatacggaaaattacaatcgaggattgcaagttctctatgtaaagtgctcgagaagaaaagaaatcagaaattacatgtttttttttaaataaccacACAAGcgttctatatttatagaatagcTTACACCTTTTCACGAAGTAATATGTTACTCCATGAAACACAAGATTGGTTCACGAACTAATGTCATCTTTCAATCAAAGCATCCTAATATATTTGGTTAATATAACTATATTTAACCGTTGGTAGTTACATTAAAACGAACAAAACGGATGAACTAACTTTGCAAAGAAGAATCCGCAAAATAGTAGGAAACTCGCGGGCCGCGAGTTAGGTCGTGAGCCACGACCTTGTTGCTCCCACAAAATAGTAGCTTTTCTTTGATTTCTCGCGAGCCGCGAGTTGTTTCACGATCCGCGAACACTACTTTTTGCTAAAAACATAAACTTTGCAACCTTGGGACattctcaaattaatttatttaaattaatttatttaatttaattttcgatgaccattatacgctctaaatgacaacaattGTTAGAATATTATAATTGAAACATGTAAAGTCAAAAATTAAAGTTCCCTATGCACACTTTtaagaaaagttatttttaaagaatattgaatattataatcaaatcaaaacgtgaaaaaaaatatacaaaatatttaagtTAAAAATGTTACCTCTCATTAGATTACTAACACTTAAGAAAATTTAATGTCGACTAATTACTAACGctttatatcaaaaaaaatactttagtgtaattttattagattttttaaTGTCTTCTTTTATAGtatcatattttttatattataagtaATACGTATATTTGGTAACataaaatatttacaatattGCAACTTGAAAACAGAGAAGTTTATTAATAGAATATAATTGTACTTGtttgaaaattatttaattctcatatcttttataatttaggAATACAATTATTATGTGAATATCTTAGTTCGCAAAAATATTCTTGTACATttcctgtttttttttttttttttttttttttttttttttttttttccttttcctttttgttGTTAAAAAAACTAGTATTATAATAGGTAAGAGGATTTGAGGGTATGCTACGAGAAAATGTGTTTTTAAATGTtggataaaaaataatttaaagatgAGATTATTGATAGTGGATGAGCGAAAGGTAAGATTATTCTggagaaattttttttctttttgtgggGTATGCTTTGAAGCAttggttaataataataataataataacaataacaataataataataatactcctttttattcagcttatgtgtcccatttccttttatggtcaagtcaccttaattgttccatttttatttttggtatgggtttttgacttttatgcccttagtaactttatcctattttcaattataccatccattacccatactaattttccccccttatattaaaaaactcataatacgaTTCTCTTTCCTActcttagggtcccacttttgactttccttaaaatccgtgaaaaagtcaaatgagactcctaAGGTAAATAGGacggaataataataataataataataataataataataataataataataatatatttaaaagaatatttagaaaaaaaataaaaagagatatAATAGTATGTTTTGACATGAAATTTggtgaaaaaaaatcaaaatttaagggTATTTCCTTCGTTTCATTACTAGCacccaaaaaaaattttgcattgttcatcattctttaCTATTTTACGTATTACGACTATTATACGAGAAAAGaaatatagttatgtgtaattttattttatttgtctagTTGCATATctttataatatcaaatttttatgaatttgaataaaactataaatataaatgatttGACAAACGTATTGGACTTTAGTCAGTATATTAGGTAATATCTATAGTTTAATTTTAGTAAAACTATAGAtataaatgatattattatCTCATTtgagtaaaacaaaaaaaatatattaggtaatgtaattaatatttatacaattaaaagtttaaatataTTCTAATCGATTTTATTTCTAATAACCAATACTATGGGGGCATTTGTTAGcaagataaaaaaaaccaaTATTGCATTTTTATgagaagaaaattataaaaaagtaccTAATGTATAGGTCTATTTGTAAAAAAGTaccttatgtatttttttgcaaaaaactacctaatgcaATATATTTCTTTACAAATGGTTACCAAAAAATGTTAATTGACTGTTTAGCTTGAGGATTTGACCAATTTGGGAGGTTAAATTGTCTATCATTGGTcctcgtatttttaaataattaaaaattaaaacacatcaattacaaaataataataaaagatatttgacgtcatttttacctatcataacgatatttttcaaaaaacggacgtcgcGATTATCTGTATGGGGTAACTTTTTCGAAAATCTGGTCGAAACAAGTATttattcgcctatttttcgACACGTAAAACGAAATGAAATATAATGCcttttttacccatcataacgatgaattttcaaaaaacggacgtcgcGTTTATCCTTATGGGGAACTCTTTCGAAAATAATTACTTGTTCCAACCGGATTTGCAAAAGGGTtatcccataaggataatcgcAATGTTCGTTTTctgaaaaaatattgttatgatgggtgaaaataatgttaaatatctttttcggtttacgtatttaaaaataggcgaataagtattTGTTTcgtccattttttgaaaaatcatcgttatgatgagtaaaaatgacgttaaatatatttttaggttACGTGTCGGGAAATTggcaaataagtacttgtttcgaccaaGTTTCcgaaagagttatcccataaggGTAATCGCGAcgtctgttttttttttaaaatatcgttatgataggtaaaaaaatattaaaaaaaataaaaaaaaagaagaaaaaaataagtagatgaatttttttatttttttataactaaaaattgaCGTAACTAGTCAAAAATTGACATAtgttatttctttttaatttatctttttatttcgGTCAAACCTTAAAATTAAACGGTCAACAAACTTTTTTCAATTAAGTGATAGTcaattgtaaaaaaatatatgatagtttttttgcaaaaaatttgcAAATAGACCTAGTGAGTTTCTTATAAATTTTCAAGAATATGTAAGAAAGGAATTAATTACTCCATTCTATTTACGCATGTTTATtctacataaataaataaataaacattgaagtATAAGATTATGTACTTTAAAAAACAGAGCATATAATACTTTTCAAACCTAACAAATAACAATAAGTAAACCGTAACACTTGCAGGTCTCCTTTTTTCGCAATTACATTTTCTGTGCAATTCCGAAAGCTCTTATCCCTCAGCCGTCTGCCGCCTGTCGGCTGCCGCTGCTGCATGCCACCTGCCATCGTCCAGTCTTCCATACACCTTCATTACCCTGCAGCGTTTGAAATTAGGTTATTGATTCTAATTTACTGTACTTAGGGTTTAATGTCTCAATTTGAATTATTGCTTCTTCTTTTTCTAATTCTGTTGATATTTGATCTTAATGTACTTGTTAGCTTAAAAAAGTCTACTAATATACTCTACCATTGTCCATTAAAGTAAAGCCCGGGAATACAAGTGTGCTTTTGTGTGCCAAATGGGTATTTGTTTTCTGAATCATTTACTTCAAATGCTTGTTGAGAAGGTGAACTATAAGCATCGTGTTGTCTGTTACTTGTTTGCTTTTTCATTGAGATCGTCATGCCAATTTGACTCGATGAAGTTGGCGGCAACAAATTATTGGGTGATGGACCCAGAGATTGACTTACTGACCAGGCGTGCACCCACTTGAAAGACTAAACCCGACCCGCTAACCCAAACACCCACCTTTAGCTGCAACATTGTAGAATTTTATGTTTGGGACTCTTTTCTCTCTTGCATTGGCTAGTCTCTTGTTGTGCATTCATCTTTGTTAGTTGTGCTTCTTTGACATGGACCATTAGAAAAAAATCACATAATGGAAATGTTGAACTTTTAACtgcatttttgttgttgtgCTACTGTTATTGTGCAATAATATGATCATGCTATTATATTGCACTATATGAGGTCAGTTCAGtagataattaattaacttattagttaattgttttgtttaacaattacaataatgaGGAACTATAATTTAAGTGATATGTAAGAATTGAttttaattgatattaatataattttaataaagagATGTTATACGAACTTTCTCTACAATTTAGGGAGATGCTTGAAGATATTTTTCTATAACCTTTTCTCGACAAATAACATTGTAACGGTGAAATATCGGTTGTCACATGTTACCTAATGGTCATCGCGGCATGTTGATCGTGGATATTCGTGCACCGTTATATGACAAGATTTAACGTCGTGACAACCCTCTAACAAGTTTCATAACGACTGTCATGTAACATAACAGACAAGGTTTTTCTTCCATTTATAGTTCATGATCTATGAGTTAATACTTTGTGTTGTGTTTAATGTTATTATCTGAATTGGAACTAGATAGGAAAATTGGGAGGCtctgcaatactacaaaatttttGTCTGTACCAAGTGGAAACTCTTTTAGTCCAAATGctcttacatttattttattagagtTTGCTACATTCTCATTAACACTTGATTTGTTTATAATGGCAGGTGAAATTCATGTGTTCCTATTCTATAATCTTTGCTAGTAATTATTAGACAAACAGAATGTTGGCTGCAAAAACTCCCTCACTTAATGCTCTTTCTTTCTTTGAGAAGTCCTTAAAAGGTCCAAATCAGTGCATTAAGTTCACTTCACCTTTTGTTAGTGTCCCTCAGCCAAACAAAATAATTTCAACACGTTCCTTTCCAAGTATTAAATCATCTCTTTCACTAGACCATGATAAATCAGTAAATGAACTTACTCCTGCTCAGACCCGAGTTGATATTCTGTCAGAGTCTCTCCCATATCTACAAAAGTTTCGTGGGAAAACAATCGTTGTTAAATATGGCGGTGCAGCTATGAAATCCGAATCTCTTCAAGCATCAGTAATCAATGACCTTGTGCTTCTCTCATGTGTGGGTATACGCCCTATCTTTGTTCATGGAGGTGGTCCTGAAATCAACCAATGGCTCGACCGCATTGGCCTCAAACCGAACTTTCTCAATGGTCTCCGTGTCACTGATGCATCCACTATGGAGATAGTCACAATGGTTCTTGTTGGCAAGGTCAATAAACATCTAGTGTCTCTCATAAACAAGGCAGGAGCAACTGCTGTTGGCCTCTCTGGTTTGGATGGCCGCCTTCTCACAGCACGACCCTCTCCGAGAGCTGCAGAACTCGGGTTTGTTGGTGAAGTGGCACTTGTGGACCCCACCGTTCTTCGGCCTTTGGTAGAGAATAATCACATTCCTGTCATTGCATCTGTAGCAGCCGATGAGAATGGACAATCCTATAATATCAATGCAGATACTGTAGCAGGGGAATTGGCTGCTGCATTGGGTGCTGAAAAGCTTATCTTATTAACCGATGTAGCAGGGATTTTGGAAAACAAAGATGATCCAGGTAGTTTAGTGAAGGAAATCGACATTACCGGCATAAGGAATATGGTTTCAGAGGGCAAGATTGCTGGTGGGATGATCCCAAAGGTCAATTGTTGCATTAGGTCTCTGGCTCAAGGGGTTAAAACAGCAAGTATAATTGATGGTAGGGTTCAGCATTCATTGCTACTGGAAATTTTGACCGATGAAGGAGCTGGAACCATGATCACTGGCTGATATTTATGTTCTGTTCCAATTTGATCAACTTTCTATTCCCCCTTTTGTTTTTTCCTACATTCAGAGGAGCTGGAATGACGAGAGGGGGATGCACTTCTATGTGATATGATGTTGTCGTGTTTGTTTCTTGTTGGAGTTCTGAACTTCGAAGAATACAATTTTGATATTTAATGAATTCCAGTTTCAGTTTCGAAAAGTCTTCCTTGATTTGTTTTCAGAATCAATACTGTATTCAAGTTTTCGTGTCTATGCTTTTACCAGCTTAACATCTAGTCCTATTGTTCTTTCCCGGCATAACATCTGCTTGAATCCTctgaaatatttatttgattctaAAAGATGTGCGCTGAATTCTGCTGGTATTTTTTTTGTCCCGGGAAGCTGAGGAACTTGGTAGTAGGTTACTGGTGCTTGAAATAAAGACATGGCAATTATTCTGCCTGATTCCCATCCCTGAGCTCGCTAAGCCTATAGCATTACAACTTATGACCCATTTGGTTAGTGGTAATAAATGGtagtaatgaaaataatttatagtgtaaaattttatcaaaagttctatattatttctatagtaatgaaactttgatcataatttttttttttttataaattttcattgcCACCTAATACCACCACTCGCAAttataatgcattggaatgaattttataaagaaaatgagatgattgataTTGGACAAGCATGACTATCAAGGTAACTAAgggatttttcaactaaaattacactaatttttcattttcattacctcCGTTTATTACTACCTACTAAACGGACCATTAAAGCCTTCTTGTTTGATACAAGAGTGTGAATTAGATGAGTGAATAAGGTTAATATTAATGAATCTACTCTTTATCTAATTTTACATTGTTTTCCGATTTTAAACTACTTGTTTCTTGACactcaaaaaaaaaccaagaaagGTTGAACGAAATTACTAAAGATAAGTTTCAAAACTCAAATATAAGCTTTTGTGCTGTTTCCTATCTTCAATTTAACCCCATCATAATAATTTCTACCACTGTAGTTGAGTACTATCCATTAATAGCTAAATAGAAAAGGAACATGCTAGGTTTGACACATAAAAGATTTAACCACTGGAACATGCTAGGGGATTTTGGGATTAACTAAGGTCAGAAAGAACATTCTATACATCAAATGATAGGTTATAAATACTCTAAAAGAGACCCATAAATAAGGTAATTATTttctactaaaaaaaatatatttgaaacaaatctcttaataatttattacatgagaATTTATTACAACTGTTTTAAGTACTCACATTGATCTTCAAAAGAACATTTAAAGAAGATTAAGaagattattaataattttcaaaCAATCATTTTTCCACAAAGGCCTCACGTCAAGATAAAGACTtaagtagtaatccaccttATTGCCACAGTGTACTTGGAAGGACCTATTAGGCAAATTGTTTCATCCAGATATTGACTAGGGCGTCAGAGTGGGTCCCCGGAAAATCATTTTACCCCTACTAACCCCTTGTTTCTTTTACAGGAGCAAGCATCTTCGTGAATGGCCTTGCGGCATAACTTGACTAGATAGCAAAGACAAACTTCCACACCAGCATTAATCATTTGATAAAAGTTAAATCAAAGATTAAGAGCATGATTAATTGTTTCCTAATAAGGTACAGGAACATTTATAGATTAAAGCTTTTAAGTTCTCTGAGATTATATATCAGATTAAATTGTTTACATGTTCCGTGAATCCTTTTGTTTGGTGTATTTACTGCATTGGACATTGGTTGCGTATGTACTGTGCTCCTTTTGTTTATGCATCATTTGGTTGTAATGCTAGGAATGGTAATAGAAAGGTAGAGTCATTTCAAGTAGGAAATTTTTTTGACAAGTGTAATGGTCATGCTTATTTTATTTCtatcatctcatttttttaacaaaatttattccaataCATTATCATTTAGAGATATGTTAGTAAGTGGTAATGAAAAGTtgttaaaaaacttttttattataaaaaatttcatcatTATGGAATTGCCATAGTACATTTTGTGCCATCACCATTACCATTATTTAATACTCACTCCATTTCAATGACCTTGTCACATTTTATTTGGGCACAAAGTTTAAGAAAGTAGAAAGAACCACTATAAAGTCGACATTCTTTGAAACATCTAGGAGAGAAAACATCTTAAAAAAATGCCTACCAACAATTTCTCCTTAGAAGCATATGATCTGGAAATACTGTCCTAGAGCGATCATCCTAGAAGATCAATTCCAACTAGTCTCGCATAAAGACGTGATCATGGAGTCCCACATAGACATCCTTCAGGACTGTAAACCTTTATTAGACTCCACCCAGACAGAATCCTCTTCTAGGGAGGGTATGTAGTTAATTAAGAAAGTCGACACGTGGACCTCTAGAGAAATACTTGAGCCTTGTGCCAAGCCTCAAGAGtgttgtcatcatcatcattgtattcagtatatcccgctcatagaaactatgatcaAGCTCTGGGATGGATGACAAACAAAaacccatacccataaagaaagAAGCGACTAAAGGATCCTCCGGTTCGAGAAAGATGCCTAATTAGAGAGGTTCCTGCAACGAGAGAGAATGAGTAAAGTTAAACCCGCAAGCCTGCATCTTACAACACAAGTTGAACCATtagcataaaaataaaaaagataaaaaaataaaaaaaataagtaaatgagTTATCATGTAAATAAGTAAAGAAAAAGAGCAAAAACAGGTAAGTGAGAAAAGAATTAGTAATCTAAGATACAAATTATGTGCCTCTAACTATACTTTCCCTAATTAGGCCTCATAGAGGTGTACCAAGCCTCAAGTGTCTTGAGGCAAATCATATGCGTATGAACTAGGCCACAAATGGGTGTCCTGGTTCCATACCAAGTTTTCTGTCCGAAAAATCCACGAGAGttactacaagaaaacttgtttttagcaacaagttttagcaacgactatattttttttggttgcgaaaaatacaagttgttgcgAAATCCGTTGTTTttgctaaataatcgttgccataaaaaaaataaacttccccaccccttaaaataatttcccggtataacccaattttttgcaacaaacaatttagttgttaaaattaaataaatgattcgtaactgtatatattattgcaaaaaatatttaaatatacagttacaataaagtcgttgcaaaaacccttatactaataatttttgttttcattttcctCTCAAATCAGAACCCCATCCCTCACAATCCCCATTTCCCTCGCAATTCAGAAACCCATGAACCCCATTCCCTCACAAACCCTATTCTCGCACACCGTACCGCAGCGATTGCCGCCTGCACACCGGAGCGTCTGCCGCCTGCATGCCGGAGTTTTAGTCGCCTTCTGCGCACCGGTGCTGCCGCTACGCTGCATTGTTGAACCCTTCAGCCGCCTCTCAAATAACCCACgacagatttttttttttttctttgaatttcttgttcttgtttcttgttgtttttattttatgggttgttctttaaatttcttgggctttgttgtaattattagattaatgtatgtgtatttcatcagtttgaaatgttgggttgtacGAATTTTAACACTCTTGGCAGTGAAGGAACAAGAATTCGTCTTTTTCTTGGGCTTTGTTCTAATTATCATAtttatgtatgtgtatttcatgattttgaaatgttgggttgcATTTCATGACATAGattaacttttttctttgcCACTGAGGATTTACAATTAGATCTTGAAGGCTTAATTACTTGCATTTTTGGGGGGtatatttgtttgtttgtttatttgtacTGGGAAATTACTtgctttttttta
This genomic window contains:
- the LOC130811072 gene encoding acetylglutamate kinase, chloroplastic-like — protein: MLAAKTPSLNALSFFEKSLKGPNQCIKFTSPFVSVPQPNKIISTRSFPSIKSSLSLDHDKSVNELTPAQTRVDILSESLPYLQKFRGKTIVVKYGGAAMKSESLQASVINDLVLLSCVGIRPIFVHGGGPEINQWLDRIGLKPNFLNGLRVTDASTMEIVTMVLVGKVNKHLVSLINKAGATAVGLSGLDGRLLTARPSPRAAELGFVGEVALVDPTVLRPLVENNHIPVIASVAADENGQSYNINADTVAGELAAALGAEKLILLTDVAGILENKDDPGSLVKEIDITGIRNMVSEGKIAGGMIPKVNCCIRSLAQGVKTASIIDGRVQHSLLLEILTDEGAGTMITG